A region of the Planifilum fimeticola genome:
TTTAACCCTTTCTACATATCTCCGTGTTTCGCGAGAGGCTTGATGGATAGCCCTTGCAATAAAGCAAACGACGAGGAGGAACCGTCATGCAGGAAAGCGCGCAAACCACCCTTTACGAGCAGCTGGGGGGCCAAGAAGCGATCAATGCGGTCGTCGAGGAGTTTTACGCCCGGGTGTTGGCGGATGAAAAGGTGAGGGATCTGTTCAAGAACACGGATATGGAAAAGCAGAAACGTCATCAGGCCGCCTTCATCGCCTACGCCACCGGCGGACCCAACCGCTATCAGGGGCGCACCATCAAAAAGGCCCACGAGGGATTGGGCATCACGGAGGAGCAGTTTATGGCGGTTGCCACACACCTGTCCGACTCGCTGAAGCACTTCAATGTCCCGCAGCATT
Encoded here:
- a CDS encoding group I truncated hemoglobin, with translation MQESAQTTLYEQLGGQEAINAVVEEFYARVLADEKVRDLFKNTDMEKQKRHQAAFIAYATGGPNRYQGRTIKKAHEGLGITEEQFMAVATHLSDSLKHFNVPQHLIDQVIELFASLKGDVVEQ